In Paeniglutamicibacter kerguelensis, one genomic interval encodes:
- a CDS encoding YbaK/EbsC family protein — translation MDFGTLDFGTLSFAPALDAPELVAAPVRAALDGSAATDVYAAAIDPALADTAAFCEHYGIGLADGANCVIVEAKRGDSSWYAACLVLGHERIDVNSLVRKHLGAKKVSFAPMEAAVQLTGMEYGGITPIGLPESWTLLIDESVAAAPMLIIGSGVRDSKILTSGAFLASLPGAEVIGLVKRQEG, via the coding sequence ATGGACTTTGGAACACTGGATTTTGGAACACTCAGCTTTGCCCCGGCCCTGGACGCTCCCGAACTCGTTGCCGCCCCGGTGCGCGCCGCGCTCGATGGCTCGGCAGCAACGGACGTCTACGCCGCGGCGATCGACCCGGCGCTCGCCGACACCGCAGCGTTCTGCGAGCACTACGGCATCGGACTCGCGGACGGAGCAAATTGCGTCATCGTCGAGGCGAAGCGGGGCGACTCGTCCTGGTACGCCGCCTGCCTGGTGCTGGGTCACGAGAGGATCGACGTCAACTCCCTGGTGCGCAAGCACCTCGGCGCCAAGAAAGTTTCCTTCGCGCCCATGGAGGCCGCGGTCCAGCTCACCGGCATGGAATACGGCGGAATCACGCCCATCGGCCTGCCCGAATCGTGGACGCTGCTCATCGACGAATCGGTAGCCGCGGCACCGATGCTGATCATCGGCAGCGGCGTGCGGGACTCCAAGATCCTGACCTCCGGTGCGTTCCTAGCATCGCTGCCGGGGGCCGAAGTGATCGGCCTGGTCAAGCGGCAAGAGGGCTGA
- the purN gene encoding phosphoribosylglycinamide formyltransferase codes for MRIVVLVSGTGSNLQSVIDAVAEGSLQNVEIAAVGADKHGTFGVERSAAAGIETFVVNFKDYDDRADWNHALTEKCLSYEPDYVVSSGFMRIVGEEFINAFDGTYINTHPALLPSFPGAHGVRDAMAYGVKVTGCTVHIADAGVDTGPILRQEAVAILDDDTEETLHERIKVVERRLLIQTLADLAAK; via the coding sequence ATGCGCATCGTAGTTCTTGTCTCCGGCACCGGGTCCAACCTCCAATCCGTCATCGACGCCGTCGCCGAGGGGTCGCTGCAAAACGTGGAGATTGCGGCCGTCGGCGCCGACAAGCACGGCACATTCGGGGTGGAACGCTCCGCGGCCGCCGGCATCGAGACGTTCGTGGTGAATTTCAAAGACTATGACGATCGCGCCGACTGGAACCACGCGTTGACCGAGAAATGCCTCTCCTACGAGCCCGACTACGTGGTGTCCTCGGGCTTCATGCGCATCGTCGGCGAGGAATTCATCAACGCCTTCGACGGCACCTACATCAACACGCACCCGGCTCTGCTGCCGTCCTTCCCGGGTGCCCACGGCGTCCGCGACGCCATGGCCTACGGGGTCAAGGTCACCGGCTGCACCGTGCACATCGCCGACGCGGGGGTGGACACCGGGCCCATCCTGCGCCAGGAAGCGGTTGCCATTCTCGACGACGACACCGAGGAAACCCTGCACGAACGCATCAAGGTCGTCGAGCGCCGCCTGCTGATCCAGACCCTGGCGGACTTGGCAGCCAAGTAA